In Deltaproteobacteria bacterium, the DNA window GTCCGGCGTTCGCTTTCGATCTCGGTGATCCTCACATACTGCGAAACCCCGGTTTGTATCCGGAGGAAAAGGACCTCCCCGACCTTGGGCTGGCCCCACCCCACGGGTTGCCAGCAGACAATCGTCCGCATCCCGGCCGGGTGCAGGCCCATCAAAAAAAACGTAGCCCGGGGCCCCTGGATGACATACTGCTCGACCCGGTCCCGGGCATCCTCCCGCCGGTCCGTGGGGTCCCCCTCGGAAAACATGGTCACGGAAACCAGGGGGTCGTCCGGGGGGTCGGTCAGGATGGCGTGGGCCCCGTAATAGGTTGACTGGTCGGCCGTATCCACGAACGGAAAGCATTTCCGCATGGAAACCCGGCCATAGACCCGGTCCAGGCGGGAAATGTCCGGGAACAGGTTATTGACCGAGCCGTCGGGCACTTCGTTCCCGGTCATGCGCCCGCCGGCGTCATCGCGGTCGGTCAGCTCCTGTGAGGCCATGAGCTTGATGTCGGATTGGGTTATTGGCATTGGGGTTCCTCATATTTGGCGGGTTTCTGTGCGGGCGACGCATGCGTCGCCCCTACGCCCCTACACGGTCAAAAATTTCAGGGTGACCTCGTAAAAATCGGCGTCGGCCGGATCGGCGTATTCAATGACCGGAACGGCCGTCAGGGCCGGGCCGTCGTGGTCCCATCGGACGTCAAACTCCCGCTCATCGTGCAGGGTCAGGGTCATCTCGCCGTTGGTGATCACCAGGGCCCGCAGGGTTTCCACCTCGGCCTTGGTCACCCAAGCGTTGGCCAGGGTGATGGGTCTGCCGGACTGCTTGGCCGTGGTTTCCAGGACCATGGCCCCGGACAGGGAATAGGCTCGGGCCTGGCCGACCGGGCTCCAGTCGTATTCGTCGGACCAGCAGAAATTCGGGTCCAGGGTGGTGGAATCGAGGGTGATGGGCATACTTTACACCGCCGCCGTCAGACCGGCCTCGTTCAGGATTTTCAGCATGGTCTCGGCCTCCTTTTCGCCGAACAGACCCGAGGCCGTCCGGCCATTGGCCCCCTGCAATTTCACCGTGACGGTCTTGTTGGCCGAGGCCGTTGCCGATCCCACCATGCCGCCGTCGGCAAATTTCTTGGGCTGGTTCAGGGCATCGAAAAAGCCCCGCCCCAGGGCCGAAACCACGGACTGACGCATGACGTATTCGCCCGGGGTGAGCATGGCCCGGACCGAGTCCATGCCGGGGATGCCGCCCTGGACAGGACCGCCTTCGGCAAACCCCATGGGCCAGTTGAAGCCCATGGGCCCGACGAGTGGTGACCACAGGGGCGTCAACCGTTTCTTTAGAGTTTCGAGCCATGATTGCAGATGCGCCGGGCGATCCTCTGCCCCCGGCAACACACCAACAGCCATAAGCCGCCTACTGGCCGAGTCTCTGGTTTCTCCAACCTTTGCGGCTCCAGACGCTGCAAGCTGCCATGCGCGGGCCATCCGCGCTAAGACCATTTTTACCCCGGCAGACTCCGGAGGGCGGCCCATGGCATTGTCGATATTTGCCTCCTCAAGCGATTCAAGCCCTTCCTCCCATGCACTACTAAACATCTCCATCGTGGGAAGTAGTGGCGTCCTAAAGGCTTGCCCTGCCATATAGCGCGGCCACCCAGACACTTCTTCACGTACAATCTCCGACTCTATTTCGAACTCTTGGGAATCAACGTCTTTGTCTGAGCCAAGTTGTCGCTCATGCAGCATCTTCCAAATATAGTACGGGTACACCACCGACTTGCCACCGCTCTTTGATCCCCCGGACTTCCCGTCTTTCTCGGCCGTCAGCCGCGCGTTGCGTTCCTCGGTGGATTCCATGCCCTGACGCATGCCGGACCTGGTGGTCGATCCGGACGATCCGGAATCCTGGGAGGCGTACCGGGCGTCGCGGTCGTCGGCTCCTTTTTTCTGCCTCTTTTTGAACTCCTCGTACCACGAGCCGACCTTCCCGCCCGAGGCGAAGGCGGGCAAAAGGCCGTGATTCAGAGCGTCGAACAGGCCCGGCCCGTATTTTTTGACCGCGTCCTTGCGGATGACGTACTCGCCCCGCATGAGCAGGGCCGGGACGTCGTCCACGGACCCGTCGCCCGGGATGCGCCCCTGGGGGCGGGACCATCCGGCCGGGCCGCCCAGGGCGTTTTCCTCGACCTTCTTGACATGGACCGTGTGGGTGCTCGACGTGTCCTTTCTGATCTCGCCAAGCTTGGCCAAGGCCTCCTTGTCGTCCAGTTCGATCTTGGCCTCGATGTTCTTGGCCTCGATGGCTTCGAGTTCTTTCTTGAAATCCCCGGCCTGCTCGGTGAGCCCCTGGAGCTTTTCGCGCAGGGGCTTGGTTTCCGCGTCGAGCTTGGACAGGGCCTTTTCCCTGGACTGATCCAGTAAGTCCCAAGACTTGGTGGTGATATTTACCGCCTTGTCCGTGTCCTCGATGCTGCCAGCCAAACCCTTGGCGTGTTCGGCGTGGGTCTTGGCCAGGTTGACCTGGTGCTCGAACGCCGCCTTGCCCTCCTCGGTCTGGTCCAGGCGGTGCTTCTCGGCCTCCACAAGGGCCTCTTCGGCCTTGGCCAGGTGCTCCTTGGACCGCCTTTCAGCGTCGTCCGACTTCTCGCGTTCGCTCCAATTCCTGGACCTGATGGAAGCCAGGTCATTTTCCCGGCCGATGGCGTTGTTGACCCGTTCCGCGTCGAGCTTGTTGTAACTGTCTGTGTATTTGGCCAGGGCCTTCCTGGTCTCGTCCAGTTCGTTCTGCACCTTGGTCAGGTCTTTTTGAACCTGATCCGCCGACCGGCTCATGGCCCCCATTGACCATCCCGCGTCATTAAGGTGGGTCCGCAGTTTCTGAAGCTGTCCGCCGACCTCGGCCACCAATTTTTCCTGTTTATTCAACTCCGCAGTGGCGGCCTTGGCACTATCGGTCAGAGTCCCGTACCAGGTCGTTTCCGAGGCCTTGGCCCGCAGCTCGTTGGCCAGGGCCACATGATGGGCGTAGGCCTTGGACAGGTCCCGCTCCAGCCCCGACAACTGCTCCGGGGCCTGCCCCAGCCAATCGTCCGGCAAGCGAACGTCCTTGAAGTCCTTGAACTTCTCCTGGAGGCGCACGGCATTGGCCCGCATGTTCTCGGTGGCCTCAGCGGCCGCGTTTAGGGCCTGCGTCAGCTGGAAGAACTCATAGGCGGCCTCTGCAATCTTGATCGCCCCCAGGATGGCAAGTACCGGAAGGCAGACCGCATTGAAGGCCTTCATGGCCGTTCCGGCGGCGGTCGTTGACGCAGCCAAAGCCCGCATCCCGGCGACAGCATTCGTCAATCCAGTGACCATGGAGCGCAGGCCAAGGTTCCAGATGGCCAGGGCGGCCCCGCCTGAAGCCAGGGTGCCAATCAAAATTTTGGTCCCCTCGTCGGCGTACTTGAATCCGTCGATAAAGGACCGGATAGCCTGGACTATTGGAAGCAATCCATCGACTACGACCTCCATGGCCTGATTTTTGAGAATGGACAGCTCATTGGTGAGAAGCTGAAGCTGGTTGGCCGGGGTGTCGGCCATCTTGCCGTAGGCCTCCTCCATGGAGCCGGAAGCCTTGTCCATGCCGGACAGCACGTCCTTGAGCCCGTCCAGATTCTGGGTCAGGGACAGGACTCCGGTCCGGGCCTCGGCGTCAGGGATGAGCTTGCGCATCTGGTCGATGGACAGATTCTTCTCGGCGATCTTCTCCAGGGTGGGGATGAGCCCATTCCAGGTGATGCCAAGCTCTTCCATCTGGGCTTTGGCCTCAGGGGTGGCCGCAGCCAGGGCGTTGATGGCCCCTTTCAGGGCCGTGACCGATTGCGGGGTCTTGATCCCGGCCTTGGTCATGGAGGCGATGGCCGCGGCCACCTCATCGTAGGCCACCCCGGCGGCCTTGGCCGTGGGCAGGGCGTCGCCTATGCTCTGGGACAAGGCCGGGAAGGTGGTCACGCCGGATTTCACGGTCTGGAAAAGGACGTCGTAGATCCGGGAAAGCTCGGAGGTCGAGAGGCCGTAGGCGTTCATGACCCCAAGGCCCGCATTGACGGCGGTCTTGGTGTCCGTGACTCCGGCCACGGCCGCCTTGGCCGACAGCTCAAGAACAGCTGTTGATTCAGTCAGCGATACCCCGGCCGAAATGATGTCATACTCGGCGGCGGCCAGGACGGAAGCCGCCTGGGGAACCCGGCGGGAAATCTGCTCGATTTCCCCGCGCAAGCCCCGCATCTCCTCGGCGGTGGCGTCGGTCAGGGTGGAGACCTCGGCCATGCGGGTCTGGAATTCGGAAAACGACTGAAATGCCTTGACCGCGCCGTAAGCCGCCCCGGCCAGAGCCAGGAGTCCGGTCTTGGCGTCGCCCAGGCCCTGGCCGAGCCCCTGGACGTGTTTGCGGCCCTTGTCCAATTCCTGATTCAGCTGGCCCTGGGCCTTTTCAGACCCCTTGGTCGCGTCGGTGGTCTTGGTCAATGCGACGCCCAGGTCCTTGCCCACGGCCTCGCCCATGGCCTTGACCTGTTCCAGGCCCTTGACCACGGCCTCGATGATGATCTGAACCGTGTTAGCCATGGATCAGCCCTTTCAGCCAGCCATCGGTCAAAACCTCGGTCAGGGCCTCGATTTCGCCGTCCCGCTTGGCCCGCTCCCAGATGGGCCTGGCCATGGCGTATGGTCCGTCCATGGTCGCCCCGGCCAAAG includes these proteins:
- a CDS encoding phage tail tape measure protein, with product MANTVQIIIEAVVKGLEQVKAMGEAVGKDLGVALTKTTDATKGSEKAQGQLNQELDKGRKHVQGLGQGLGDAKTGLLALAGAAYGAVKAFQSFSEFQTRMAEVSTLTDATAEEMRGLRGEIEQISRRVPQAASVLAAAEYDIISAGVSLTESTAVLELSAKAAVAGVTDTKTAVNAGLGVMNAYGLSTSELSRIYDVLFQTVKSGVTTFPALSQSIGDALPTAKAAGVAYDEVAAAIASMTKAGIKTPQSVTALKGAINALAAATPEAKAQMEELGITWNGLIPTLEKIAEKNLSIDQMRKLIPDAEARTGVLSLTQNLDGLKDVLSGMDKASGSMEEAYGKMADTPANQLQLLTNELSILKNQAMEVVVDGLLPIVQAIRSFIDGFKYADEGTKILIGTLASGGAALAIWNLGLRSMVTGLTNAVAGMRALAASTTAAGTAMKAFNAVCLPVLAILGAIKIAEAAYEFFQLTQALNAAAEATENMRANAVRLQEKFKDFKDVRLPDDWLGQAPEQLSGLERDLSKAYAHHVALANELRAKASETTWYGTLTDSAKAATAELNKQEKLVAEVGGQLQKLRTHLNDAGWSMGAMSRSADQVQKDLTKVQNELDETRKALAKYTDSYNKLDAERVNNAIGRENDLASIRSRNWSEREKSDDAERRSKEHLAKAEEALVEAEKHRLDQTEEGKAAFEHQVNLAKTHAEHAKGLAGSIEDTDKAVNITTKSWDLLDQSREKALSKLDAETKPLREKLQGLTEQAGDFKKELEAIEAKNIEAKIELDDKEALAKLGEIRKDTSSTHTVHVKKVEENALGGPAGWSRPQGRIPGDGSVDDVPALLMRGEYVIRKDAVKKYGPGLFDALNHGLLPAFASGGKVGSWYEEFKKRQKKGADDRDARYASQDSGSSGSTTRSGMRQGMESTEERNARLTAEKDGKSGGSKSGGKSVVYPYYIWKMLHERQLGSDKDVDSQEFEIESEIVREEVSGWPRYMAGQAFRTPLLPTMEMFSSAWEEGLESLEEANIDNAMGRPPESAGVKMVLARMARAWQLAASGAAKVGETRDSASRRLMAVGVLPGAEDRPAHLQSWLETLKKRLTPLWSPLVGPMGFNWPMGFAEGGPVQGGIPGMDSVRAMLTPGEYVMRQSVVSALGRGFFDALNQPKKFADGGMVGSATASANKTVTVKLQGANGRTASGLFGEKEAETMLKILNEAGLTAAV